From Pan troglodytes isolate AG18354 chromosome 1, NHGRI_mPanTro3-v2.0_pri, whole genome shotgun sequence:
AGATGGGCTGGGATGACACTGACCAAGACCAGACGGCATGGAAAGATAATAAAGGCTCAAGAGGAAACCTACTATAAAAGAGGGAGAGTCTGGATCCCTGACAAGTACTATACCAGTGTCCGGATTGTAGGTGAAGAGCATTGGTTCTGATTATAGAGTATGGCCAATGGTGGAACCCCTTCTGGTATGGTtgtctgcacccaaatctcatgttcagttgtaatccccaatgttggagatgtggcctggtgggaggtgattggatcatgcagGAGGTTTCtggtggtttagcaccatccccttagtGCGATTTTTATGACAGAGTTCTTatgggatctggttgtttaaaagtgtgtagcaccttccccctctctcttccttctgctcctgccatgtgaagTGCcagcttcccttttgccttccaccatgattgacgccaagcagatgctgccatgctttctgtacagcctatggaaccatgagccaattaaacctcttttctttataaattacccagtctcaggtatttcttaatagcagtgcgagaatgaactaatataccTTCCTACTGAGTCAACTTGACATTATGATTGTGCTTTGAGGAAAATGGTTATGGATATctgagtaaaatattttatcGCTAAAAAGCTGTACTTTCTGAGAACCTAAACTTTTTCACTTTGGGATGCTCATGACTAATATTTCATAGAAGTGTTTTTCCTGGTACAATGAAAATCCCTTTGGGTGACTCAGCAGGTGGCAAATATGGGAATTGGCAGTGATGGCAAATAAAACAGCCAGATTCAACTTGCAGGCAATGGTTGCCTAGTTAGGCCCCCACACAGCGCAGTAAGGCAGGAAGCTTATCTGATACAGCTCAGTGAGTTCCATCTAGCCTTGAGGGAGTAAGGTAAAATTCCTGTACTCCTTCTGGGTGCATTATAGTTCTTGGATGAGTTTATCCTCAGAAGTCCTTaggaatatttaggaataaaaaatgaagtagTTATCCATTCCACTATAAGAAATTACCATAacatttagtagcttaaaacaataaacatttatctcATATTCTCAATGAGTCAGGAATCCAGGAGTGGCTTAGCTGGGAGGTTCTGGCTCGGCATCTCTCACGAGGTTGCACGCAAGCTGTTGCCTGGAGCTGCAATCCTCTGCAGGCTGGAGGAAGGCGGTCTTCCAAGCACACTCACGTGGTTGTAGGCAGGCCTCAAGTTCCTCAAAGGTTGTTCGCTGGAGATGAAAGTTTCTTAGCACAATGAGCTCTCCAAGTCTTAATcagttcaggctgccataacagaatactgTAGACTAGGTagtttgtaaacaacagaaatttatttgtcacGGCTCTGGAGACTGGAAATCTGAGATGAGGACATCAGCAtcgtcaggttctggtgagggcacACTTCTGGGATGCAGACTGCTGACTTCTCATCATATCCTCACATGCTGAAAGAGAGCCAGTTAGCtctctggccatttttttttttttttttttttttttgagacagagtcttgctctgtcgcccaggctggagtgcagtggtgtgatcttggcttactgcaagctcagcctcctgggttcacgccattctcctgcctcagcctcccgagtagctgggactacaggcacccgccaccatgcccggctaattttttgtatttttagtagagacggggtttcaccgtattagccaggatggtctcaatctcctgacctcatgatctgcccacctcaccctcccaaagtgctgagattacaggcatgagccaccgcaccaggccattCTGAGAGGGTACTAATCTCATTCATAAGGGctgcaccctcatgacctaattacctcccaaaagccccacctccaaaatcATCACActgggattagggtttcaacatatgaatttgtggggGAACATATTCAGTCTGCTGCACTGGCTGAGTGTCCTCATAACATGGCAGATGGCTTCCTTTAGAATGAATGATCCAAGAGAAAAGTAGTGAGAAAGATCAAGACAGAAGCCAAAGTATCTTTTATAACAATCTCTGGAGTGGCATATCATTAATTCTGCCATATTCTCTTGGTTACATAAATCACCCTGGTGCAGTGTGAGAAGGAACTACACAAGGTATGAATAGCAGGAGGTAGAGATCGTTGAGGACCATCTGAGAGGCTGACCATACAAAGACTGAATGTCCTAATCATTTAGCTGTTGGGAATTCAAGGCTAACAGGAAAGTAGAGATTTCTGTCTTCTTTGTTAATAgtacctaaaacaaacaaacaaacaaacaaaaaaactggcacatagtagatgtccaattaatattaaataaatgaattaattttaatattaaagaaaCTGTGGACTTATCCTGCAGGAATAGGCTGATAAGATCTGGGTATTTGGTTCCATTTgtcttctttattatattttgctCAAGATTcaattgatttgcatatggtcACTGACCATAAGAGAATCTTTTCttttagtgaaaaagaaaattaaattgagAGTATAACATTTGCTAGATAAAAATCCACTTCTTCAATTCAAATATCACACTTTGTTTtgcctagttcttttttttttttttttttttgagtttaggagcagaggtttaatgggcaaaagaaagagaaaggagagcagCCCTCTTTCTCTTGTGAGAGAGAGGGGTGTCTGAAAGGGAAAAGCCCACCTAGTTCCTTAGAATCATCAATAAGTGGATATTCAAGAAgtgaataattttttagaaaatggaaaagtcAAAAACAGTCCATTCCTAGGGCTATTCTGAAGCAAAATAGTAAGTAAATCAGGTATAGATTGTTAGTATGATCAGACACCTAAGACTGAAGTAACCAATGCTTAACTGATAGACCTGGTCACTTCTGCAATATGATAAAACCTTCAGATTTACTTCACCTTGAAACTGGACTAACAGAACATGTCAGATGAAGACCTAAGACTGACTCTTCAGTGGGGACAAGCCGTTCAGAATCCATGAAACCGGGATTCTCATTCAATATTATaatagtcagggttctccagtgAAACAGAACCAATAGCATAGATTTATAGAGACAtaggtagatagacagataattggatagatagatacaatgagatttattatgaggaactgaatttattatgattatggtggttgagaagtcccacaatctgccaTTCACcaactggagacccaggaaagccagtgatgTAAATCAGTTTGAGTTCAAAGACCTAAGAATGAGAGAAGCCAAGGTAGTAAATCCCAGTCCATGGGCAggagaagatgaaatgagatgagatatCCAAGCTCAAGCAATGAGGCAGAAAAAAGGAGCAAATTCTTCCTTCCTTGGACTTTTGTTTCATTCAAgccctcagtggattggatggTGCTCATCCACATTGGGGAGGCAATCCATTTACTGAGTCCaacaattcaaatgctaatgtcatccagaaatatcctcacagatacacccagaagTAATGTTTAATTTGGGcatcctgtggcccagtcaagttgacacagaaTTAACcatcataaatattaataattataattgataCTATGACTTAAGCACCTTATTAGAGCCACAGCTTTACGTGCTTTTCCTCAATTTTAACATGAAACAGTCATGGGATACCTAcctagctcactgcaatttccttTTCCTGAGAACCATCCTAACCCAGAAATAGGTCCCATAACCATGTTGCTACTACAAGGCTCCATCTCCCTGGCCACAATTAATTGAATTAGAGAGTGATACTTGACAAAAAGGAGCGAAACAGATTCTATCCCCACTATGCTTTGAAATGGGGACGAAAGACTAGTATATCTGTCACTTGAACAGAAGAATTATGAAGAGCTATAGAGTGGGCATCTTCCTCATGGGCAAGAAAGATGAGAGATGGACAGACAGTACCTGTTGGGTGCTTGCTTGTCACACTGTTCAGATCCTATTGAGACTCATCTCcctttggtgtccatttgataaCTCAGTGTACTTTCCACAAAATTCTTGTTTGTTGCATAAAGCTGGTTCAAATTATATTTGCTTCCTGTCTCAaacctgttttatagatgagaacattGAGAAGTTGAGTAATTTGCACAGGGCTACTGGGTTACAAAGAGGCAGGACAGCTGAGATTAAATCAATATCATATTGATCCTTGAGCCTACCATTTATCTCCTATGCCATTAGaagaaagtgtttccttttctcagcTATCTTAGGAGGCTCAGACACCCATAAAATTAATTATAGCCATGTGATTTTCTTTGGTGAACGAAACATACACAGAGGTGACATGATTCATTGTTAGTGGAGATATTGATTGCCACTGCTTAACTCTCCATGCTGTTCCTTTTCCAGCAACCCCGAGAGCACATCACAGTATGGAGGAAACATAAGATCAAAGAAGCATGCAACACTAAGCTATTCCACGGAGAACACCTGTCTGGGAAGCCACCTAAACTGACAGTGGActtctcaagagaaagaaataaactttcttGTTTTAGGACACTGAGATTTTGGAGGTGTCTGTGCAGCATAATCTATCCTATCCTACTATATTCAACTCACAACTCCTTATGCTCCAGGCCTACTTCTGTCTTTGATTTCATATTAAATTAATTCCAACTTCCTCTTCTCTTAGAGCTATAATTTCAATTATATatggctgcataacaaaccactccaaagcttaaaacaacaataaattattatttctcataattctgtaTAACAATAACAAGCAAAGTCAAGTCACCCATATTTTACAAAGTAGACTGGAGCTCAGAAATCTAGACATCTCAAatcacacaactagtaaatggGAGAAGTGAAACTGGAACTCATGTCTTACTACTGCAGGccctgtgtttttcatttttttttttttggtttgttttttgctattaatGTATCACAGTTACTTTGGCCAGCACACCCTGTGTTATCTAACAATGATTTCCATGTTCGGTCTTTCCAGGTTTTGAAAATTTCttgacaaataaataagaaaataatccattaaaatttttttttctagagcttatattatttatcaattgttttaatttggaGGGATGTACCTAATTCTTAAAGATCTTGATAATGATCTTGTAACAGAGTTATTAGCAATGTTTACTTATTGTAAAACAATCCCCAACTAAGCCAGGATGGTTGTTGGAAGTACACACCTATATCAAACCCTGAAAGGGGATTTTTTTAGACTTTGCGGCACCCAAATTTTCTTCTGAGGAATAGAGCTTCTTTTCTGTACCCTCGTCCCATGACAGAGGATTTCAGCCAAAAACTCCCAGTCCCAAAGTTCCTTAAGGCATTTATGCTACTGTGCAAATGTCAGTACTCATGGGACTTGTATCACGGGGGTGGAGTTGAGGTGGGGTGGcttgaatataaaaattattctgagAAAGTGTCCAAAATTACTCTCATTATTGCTTGTAATTCCTGGATGCTTGAGACTAAGTCACACGGAGATTAGGATCAGATCTGGCTCAGAAGTGCTACCTCTGGTGGTGTTGCCATGGTAATCAATGGCCAAGGAACAGAGATCCAGGGAAACTGCAGTCTTTGCTGCCATCATGAGCTAGGATCTGCCACCAGACCCTCCCTGGATGAGGTGCTTCACTGAGAAATGGCCTCTGTCGCATCCTGTTGTATGGTTCCATACTCTCGGACCCCAGCCTCCAAGTGACACTTTTCATTAGGAACCTCAGCTGCCTGGGCCTTTGATCCTTTCCTTTCACTTTTGTTGTCACTTTTCTGTTTTGGAGAGAAATAAGGAAATGTTTAACTGTACAAACAAAGACCTCTGAACTCCCCCTCTTGTATATAATGCCCATGTAAGAAGCTTCTACTTTAAGCAATCTGAGCCTTCTCACCCAACTACCTTCTTCTACAACACAGCTCATGACATCCTAACTTCTCAGGAGTGAGGCAAATGTGAAGAAGTGTCCCGGGGTgaacagaactagaaaaataagtcaGTCTGACTATGGGAGCTTGGTGAAATTATAGTACATATGACCAGGTGGGAAAAATACTTTTCTATACTGGCCTAAAGTTGGAGCAACCAATATTCCCATCTCAGGCCCCTTGTCTCCATCAGAGTGTCACATACCTTGTTTTGTATCCTATAGAACTCGTTTAACACATACTGATATTTGGGTTGAGTAAGACCGAAGAAGACAGCAAATCTTCCACCAAGGAATTCACATGCTAAAAGAAAGAACGAGCACTTGCGCAAACTGAATTACTAACTAAAGCTTCGCATCAGTTGAGATGCCCAGAGTTTAAACTACTCTGATAGTATAGTAATAGTGGTCTATTACTATACTTAACTTCAAGGCCGACAAAACATTTCaattgccttggcctctcaaaaatTCTAGGATTCAAAGGAAATTTGTCAAATCTTCTATCTTTATATGGGATTATATATAAACCATTTTTTCCAGATGTATATATCAGGAGAGATTTTCAATATACTTTAACAACAGGTATAGCATGGGTCCTGAGCAATCAGAACAGGTATTGCTCATTATCCCCATGCATACCGGCTAAACATCTGCTCCAAGTATATTTCAAATTAAACCCAAACTCAATCCAATGTTACCAAGACCCACATCAGGAATTCTTCCATGCAGCCAGACAGACTTCTCAGAAGTTGTTTAAGGCCTTCCTTTTCTGCCTTCAGTAGCAAGGTGGCCTGCAGGCTCAGCACTGGGATTGTTAGAGTCAGGGATAAAGGCATAGCATGAATAATGAGTGGTTTCTTAAAGAAGTCTCCTAGAAAAGTTTTCCTTTACAATTAGAGGATTTCCGACAGCCTTCTCTTACCCCTCAATTATAGGACTTTCTGATTCCTCTGACTCATTCTACCTCTTGGGATATTGCTCATATAGGGCATCAAAATGATGctgtttttaaatatgtcttaTCTTTTCATTAATATGCTCTTTGTCCTGTTTATTTGCTGCACTGCCTAGTACATGTGTAgaagataacttttaaaaaatatattaaaataaatcttagGAAGCTTTCCTGTTTATGACCTACtagaattttaaattgaaaaaattaattacCCGTGTCATCTGAGTTCCAACTCCATTCAAACAAAATCTCTGTGTAGACAGACCACAGCACTGACTGCTAGCATCTTTATGCCTCCACTACAATCTTGAAGCCCCATTCAGGAGCATTTTACCACTGCAGTTCTGTTTGGAACTCACAAGGAAGCTAGGCTCACCATACATCCTATCCCTGCAATCTTAAATCAAAACCCAGCATGCAAATCATTCTTCTTCTCCATACTCTCAATCCCATATTGAGTTTTGCTTCTTTTACCTGACCTAATCTTCTCCAATTCCCTCCCTCTAAAACATATCTTTTCAAACCCTTTTGCCTTAACCGAAGTGTAGAGAGCTTTCTGGaagacagcattttttttctgttaacttATTATGGTCAGGGTAGGGTTGGTATTCACGGGATTTTCAATGTAACTTCCAAATCACTAACCCTCTGCGCTTGTGTAAAAGCACTTATTTCTTGAAGGTTCATACCATCTGCCTAAATCACCCCATCTTTACTTTTTACTGTAATCTAAAGATTCCCTGGTCACTTTCATGGTCCTCAAGCAGCCTTAGCCAGCCACACTTTCATAGCTCTCTTAAGGGGTCTCCCCCACATGTCAGCATGCCCGAGTCTTCCAGGTCAGAGTCCCTATGCACTTTCTACCCTGGCAATTGTGACAACAAATTATAATTACGAGCATGTTTGCTGGTCTATACGACTCACTGAATATTGAGTCCCTTGAAAGCAGAGACTTGTCATTCATCTTTGTGTCCCAGGGTCCAGCACAGTGCTGAGCATATAGTAGACACTtactaatgttttttaaatgaatgaatgaagatcaATTTCTAAGAGCTATTAATACAATTTCTATTTTCTCAGACTCTTAGTTTGCCTTCCTATCATATTCACAAGATGTGCAAGTTAGATGGAAATGAGTAATTAGATGTTGTCAactatgtcttaaaaaaattGGTGAAAGTCAAGCAAAATAAGATTTAGTATTTTAGTTGTTATAAGTATTCACTTAGCCCATTCATTATGCCCCCAGGAGGGATCAATAAAGTTCATGTTTATAATAAAGCAGTTATGATGAGGGAAGTTAGAAATTTAGAACTGTGTCATACAacaataattgtttttttaacttgGAAGTTTATTCAGGAGAAGAGTCAACTCAGGGAGGACTGATTATTGCCCTCAAATATTGCCCTCTGTCCTATGAAAGAGGCATCTATAGCAGTTTTGTATGGTTCTAAGAAAGATAAGTAGGAACTTTAGAAGTAGATAAAATTTGGGCCGAGATAAGAATTTCCTGATGAGAGTTGGTAAAAGATGAAGGGTCTGCCTGAGGATGCGAAGTTCTGTGCCTTTGGGAATGAAAGCTTAGCCCAGATCTCACTTATTCAGGATGCGATGGAGTGGCTTACACAATTGGAAGTCCCACATACTCTGAGGGCCTATcgatatatatatttgtttaggatagaaaaaaataaccttAGCAGTACTTACTAGAAAATGAAGTGCTTGCTATTCGTCCTGCCCAAAATCATAGGTAGGGCCCCCAGGAAAGTTTAGACtgaaaaaaggagaaattgagATAGAGTAGTTAATAAGAGGAATGGTGACTGCAGATTTGTTTTAATGTAGAGATTTCAAAATGCTCTATATAATatgttccattttctctctcacaGATGAAGAGACCAAGATGATTAAAATTGTAAGTTGCCTATGCGTGGATTTAGGAAGCAAAAAAGGAGACCAAGGACTTAGCTTAAAGCTATTCTTTCTATAAACCTGGTCTGGCTCAATCTCTTGTTCATTCACCGCCTCCCCCACCATGTTCCCTAATATTGATATACTAAGCTTACAGGATCAAGTGTTGAATTTGTGCTCtgctcctctttttcctcttcctcctcctcctctgtgctATATTCTTCCATGATGTCTCCGTCAACAAAATGGATAATCCTTTCAGGAGTAGTCTTTTTGGAAGGTACACTCTTCTCTAGGTCTAACTGCTGGAAACCGTCAATCTCcataatgaaacaaaacaactagaaaattaaaaacagggcTCCTTAGGGCAAGTTACCCAGAGCTGAGAGTTATCTAGTTATTTTCAATGGATAGTAAAGACAGAGAATTCAGAGGTAATCACACCTGTGACCTCATCGATTCTTCAAATCCAAAAAAGGACTGTTCTATTCTGTACCAAAATGGAAGAGATTTGATAAATAGCGAAAACGTGAACTTTCAGTCTTCAAACAAAAGTGTCAACAGGGTTTTCTTACCTTTTGTTAACGTTAAAACACACAATTGCTAGTAGGAAGGGGTCACTATCCTGCAGACGTTTctcaattatttcaataaatattgagaaGCAATGTAGGAAATGGTTAAGAGTACAGACTTCACACAGACAGGAGAAAACATGTGCAAAGTATATATTTGGTAAAGGACTTATTTTCAGAACATGTAAAGAGCGATTACAATTCAATAGGTAAAAGgcaaataactcaattaaaatatgggcaaaatatttgagtaGAGATTTTAccaaagatatacagatgacgAATGTCATTAgtcatttgggaaatgcaaattaaaatcataatgagatatcataaCATACCCACTGTaatggctaattttctttcttttttttgaaacagacttttttgctcttgttgcccaggctggagtgcaatggcatgatctcggctcactgcaacctctgcctcctgggttcaagtgattctcttgcctctgcctcctgagtagctgggattacaggcaccgcctggataattttttgtatttttagtagagacagggtttcaccatgttggtcaggttggtctcaaactcctgatgtcgagtaatccacccaccttggccttccaaagtgctgggattataggcacgagccactgtgcccagcctaaaatttttttggggggctgcagagtcagagtcttgctctgtcacccaggctggagtgcagtggtgcaatcatggctcactgcagcccttacctcccaggcttaagcaatcttcctgcctcaaccacctgagtagctggcaccacaggtgcatgccaccaagcctggctaattaaaaaaaaattttttttatagagatggggtcttactatgttacctaggctggtctcgaactcctgagctcaaaagatcctcccaccttggcctcccaaagtgctgagattacagatgtgagccactatgcctggtctcttaaaagttaaacataaaatctTGTAATTTCACACCTAGAtgtttatccaagagaaatgaaagcgtATGTCTCCCTAAAGATTTGTATGGGAATATTCGTAGCAGTTTTATTTGTGAACACTCCAAACTGGAGTCAACTCAATGTCCATCCACTGacgatggataaacaaaatgtggtccatatatTTAATAGAATACTCCTCAGCAATTAAAAGTAATAAACAATGAATATTTGCAACACTGTGACTCTCAAATgtattatgctaagcaaaagaagccagacactgCATcgtatataattccatttatgtagaaatttagaaaaggcaaaattatctAGAAAACAGATCACTGTTTGCTAGAGGAGAGTGGGTAGGGGTTAAGATTAACTATAAAGTGACAAAGGGagctttttggggtgatggaagtgTTCTAATAGATATCATGATCATAATGTCGGTTACTTGACTGTATAATTTGTCAAAATGAATCAAATTCTACACTTAAAATTagttcattttattgtatttaaggtatatcttaataaagctggaaAGCTTTGGAGATAGACTTCCTGGATTTAAAATCCTATTATTTAATATCCCAgtgtcttggttttctcatttataaaataatagtatGAAATGATATAGTGCCAACCTTATAAAATTGTTATGAAGAGTAAATGAGTAAAGACACATAAAGAAGTTAGAACAATTCTTAGCAAATGGTAAGTGTTTAATAAAAGCTGGCTATTATTAAGTACCTATAATTTACTTAGCAGTGTATGTGTCAGGCAGTATTCCAATGTTGTAAGGATACGTACACatgtatttttgccttttttttttttttttttttgagacggagtttcactcttgttacccaggctgaagtgcaacggcacgatctcagctcactgcaacctctgtctcccagattcaagcgattctcctgcctcagcctcctgaatagctgggactacaggcacccaccaccacccccagctaactttttgtatttttactagagacggggtttcaccatgttggccaggctgatctcgaactcctgatctcaggtgatccacccgcctcggcctcccaaagtgctgggattacaggcgtgagccaccatgcctggcctcatattgttttaattaatatttaagatactttaaaattatatcaacaaATATGGCTGAACTGATGTAGAATAATTCTTCCTATTCCAGACACACAGAAATGCTggatgaaattaaatgaaaacattaaatcaTAAGTACACTAACGAagcagaaaaaagagagagacctaGGGATAGAGACgagagagagaggggcagggGGTTGAAAGCAAGTCAGCCAGCCTAGATGTCAGaataagagaaagaacaaaactatAAGTATGAGCTGAAGCCGAGATGGTTGCTGGGGGGTTCAGAACCAGATATAGGCCTTGGAGCTGGAGTTTTATTACCAACAGAGAGAAGAGAGTCCAAATCTCAGATCCCATGAGTGTGGAGAGCTGAAATGAA
This genomic window contains:
- the FAM177B gene encoding LOW QUALITY PROTEIN: protein FAM177B (The sequence of the model RefSeq protein was modified relative to this genomic sequence to represent the inferred CDS: substituted 1 base at 1 genomic stop codon), whose translation is MEIDGFQQLDLEKSVPSKKTTPERIIHFVDGDIMEEYSTEEEEEEEKEEQSTNSTLDPSKLSWGPYLXFWAGRIASTSFSTCEFLGGRFAVFFGLTQPKYQYVLNEFYRIQNKKSDNKSERKGSKAQAAEVPNEKCHLEAGVREYGTIQQDATEAISQ